The following are from one region of the Juglans regia cultivar Chandler chromosome 10, Walnut 2.0, whole genome shotgun sequence genome:
- the LOC109019935 gene encoding uncharacterized mitochondrial protein AtMg00810-like produces the protein MDVHNAFLHGDLDEEVYMTPPPGFIQSQADHSLFTLTTATSITIVLVYVDDILVVSNDLSQVIYFKSVISTHFKTKDLGPLKYFLGLEVARSPSGIFLNQRKYALDILADSGLLGSRPASFPMEQNLKLNDTNGDLLPDPGSYRRLVGRLIYLTITRPNIVFAVNILSQFMHAPRLPHMTAAIRVLRYIKGTSGQGIFFPSSNDLHVRAYTDSDWASCPTTRRSTTGFFITLGSSTISWRTKKQTTVARSSTEAEYRAMAVTTCELVWLQQLLHDLGISHTDPMILYCDNQSALHIAQNPVFHERTKHIEIDCHIVRDKLRSGLFTTAHLPSSEQIADIFTKTLGSLT, from the exons ATGGACGTCCACAATGCATTCTTACATGGAGACCTTGATGAGGAAGTTTACATGACACCACCTCCTG GTTTTATTCAGTCTCAGGCCGATCATTCTCTTTTTACATTGACCACTGCTACCAGCATCACCAttgttcttgtttatgttgatgacattttgGTTGTCAGCAATGATCTTTCTCAGGTTATCTATTTCAAATCTGTTATTTCCACGCACTTCAAAACCAAGGATCTTGGCcctctcaaatatttccttggCCTTGAAGTTGCTCGATCCCCTTCAGGCATCTTTCTCAATCAACGAAAATATGCCCTGGACATCCTTGCCGATAGCGGTCTTCTTGGTTCGCGACCTGCTTCCTTTCCTATGGAACAAAACTTGAAACTCAACGACACTAATGGTGATCTTCTTCCTGATCCAGGCTCCTACCGACGATTAGTTGGACGACTCATTTATCTCACCATCACCAGACCTAATATTGTTTTTGCAGTGAACATTCTTAGCCAATTCATGCATGCCCCCCGACTTCCGCACATGACAGCTGCCATTCGTGTTCTTCGCTACATTAAAGGCACTTCGGGTCAAggcatttttttcccttcctccAATGATTTGCATGTTCGTGCTTAtactgattctgattgggctaGTTGTCCTACCACTCGCCGCTCCACTACTGGTTTCTTCATCACTCTTGGTTCTAGTACCATTTCCTGGCGTACTAAGAAACAAACCACGGTTGCTCGCTCTTCTACGGAAGCTGAATATCGAGCCATGGCCGTCACCACATGTGAACTCGTTTGGCTTCAGCAGCTTCTTCATGACCTTGGCATCTCTCACACCGACCCCATGATTCTCTATTGTGACAATCAGTCTGCCCTTCACATTGCTCaaaatccagtttttcatgagcgcacaaagcatattgaaattgactGCCACATTGTTCGTGACAAACTGCGTTCGGGTCTCTTTACCACCGCTCACCTTCCCTCTTCTGAGCAAATTGccgacatcttcaccaaaacCTTGG GATCCTTAACATGA
- the LOC109021798 gene encoding uncharacterized protein LOC109021798: MERTKDMVLTWILNTINPSLANSLDYHDDPRAVWLDLESRFCHGNNARLFHLKREISNLHQNHLSIPDYYNSIKQLWDELGNLQPTTDVTTLEKRAKDERVFQFLLGLNDSFATLRSQILATDPLPSLNRVFSILFQEEQQRLLQVSCISSGPIALAARNSTHERPPLKCSECGKDGHLRNRCWLIVGYPPGREPRNHRKPSLLGKPPSASVHLADSSSSPIPGLSPEDYQQLKLLLKTPTPMANFVGPSIEEADWSG, translated from the exons ATGGAGCGTACTAAGGACATGGTCCTCACTTGGATCCTCAACACCATTAACCCTTCTCTTGCAAATTCCCTTGATTATCACGATGACCCCCGTGCTGTTTGGCTTGATCTTGAGTCTCGTTTCTGCCACGGCAACAACGCTCgcttatttcatctcaaacgAGAGATCTCTAATCTTCACCAAAATCATCTCTCCATACCCGATTATTACAACAGCATCAAACAACTATGGGATGAATTAGGAAACCTTCAACCCACCACCGATGTCACCACTTTAGAGAAAAGAGCTAAGGACGAACGGGTGTTCCAATTTCTTTTGGGACTCAACGATTCGTTCGCAACCCTTCGGTCCCAAATCCTTGCCACCGATCCTCTTCCATCTCTGAACCGAGTCTTCTCCATCCTCTTTCAAGAGGAACAACAACGACTCCTCCAAGTTTCTTGTATTTCGTCGGGACCCATAGCCCTTGCCGCTCGAAATTCCACCCACGAACGACCACCTCTCAAATGCTCCGAATGTGGTAAAGATGGACACCTGCGCAACCGATGTTGGCTCATCGTCGGATACCCACCTGGGCGTGAACCTCGCAACCATCGTAAGCCTTCGCTGCTCGGGAAACCACCGTCTGCCTCTGTCCATCTCGCCGATTCCTCCTCGAGTCCCATCCCAGGGCTCTCTCCGGAAGACTATCAACAGCTTAAGCTTCTACTGAAAACCCCCACTCCGATGGCAAATTTTGTTG GACCTTCAATTGAAGAGGCTGATTGGAGCGGGTGA